Proteins from a genomic interval of Pelagibaculum spongiae:
- a CDS encoding OprD family outer membrane porin: MKIFYLSTIAAAVLSITSTVQADANSSFVTDSTLDATFKTVYFFRDFSETTPEATKVEQFVQGGRLDFQSGYIADWIGFDASLYSAVRLNDSDGNSRSEVVELGDDNKLKSGYSKLGQALIKVKFGDEYVNGSAKYGRQVVDNILLNGFPSRANPSAYSGITGQLNIGPLELNANRITQTSTRYSNGFSDFVTVNTNQKIENLRTLRATYHATSDLEFEIGIGESKDYLRQRVARATWQLEPKDGYQVTLDARAFRAEPAGNLALASGSIFEKLSQTGNAEDYKSTWYNLTAGVDVGNWSSKLTYGRVDGDTYNFLWAGNSDYSPTNSFQDLNTNFLADQNGRSLLGHLFYSFDEGVAKGLTAGIIYGQGEFDDGQDKGLEAWERLLVVSYDVPAVEGLNFTWVGTQARNDGDGAFGLNSGDATDQRVYMNYSVNIF; this comes from the coding sequence ATGAAAATATTTTACTTATCGACTATTGCCGCTGCCGTTCTTTCTATTACATCTACTGTTCAAGCTGATGCTAATTCTTCTTTTGTTACTGATTCAACATTAGATGCAACATTTAAAACTGTTTATTTCTTCAGAGATTTCTCAGAAACCACCCCAGAAGCAACCAAAGTAGAACAATTTGTACAGGGTGGTCGCTTAGATTTTCAATCAGGCTATATCGCAGACTGGATTGGTTTCGATGCATCATTATACTCTGCCGTTCGCTTAAATGATTCTGATGGCAATAGCCGTTCTGAAGTTGTAGAACTTGGCGACGACAACAAGTTAAAAAGTGGCTATAGCAAGCTTGGCCAGGCATTAATTAAAGTGAAATTTGGCGATGAGTACGTTAATGGTAGTGCCAAATATGGTCGCCAAGTAGTCGACAATATTTTGTTAAATGGCTTTCCTTCCAGAGCGAATCCTTCCGCTTACTCAGGCATTACTGGCCAATTAAATATTGGACCGCTTGAATTAAATGCGAATCGGATTACTCAAACCTCTACTCGCTACTCCAATGGTTTTAGCGATTTTGTAACAGTTAATACCAATCAAAAAATCGAGAATCTTCGAACGCTGCGCGCTACTTATCATGCAACGTCAGATCTAGAATTCGAAATTGGTATTGGAGAGTCAAAAGACTATTTACGCCAACGAGTTGCTAGGGCGACTTGGCAGTTAGAGCCAAAAGATGGTTATCAAGTGACATTAGATGCTCGTGCGTTTAGAGCAGAACCTGCCGGAAACTTAGCTTTAGCGAGTGGCAGTATTTTTGAGAAATTATCACAAACAGGAAATGCCGAAGACTATAAAAGTACTTGGTATAACCTGACCGCAGGCGTTGATGTTGGAAATTGGAGCAGCAAACTGACTTATGGTCGAGTTGATGGCGATACTTACAATTTCTTGTGGGCAGGTAATTCTGATTACTCACCAACCAATAGCTTCCAAGATTTAAATACTAATTTCCTAGCCGATCAAAATGGCCGCTCATTATTGGGCCACTTGTTCTACAGCTTTGACGAAGGTGTTGCAAAAGGCCTGACTGCTGGCATTATTTATGGACAGGGTGAATTTGATGATGGGCAAGACAAAGGCTTAGAAGCCTGGGAAAGATTATTAGTTGTTAGCTACGATGTTCCAGCAGTTGAAGGCTTAAACTTCACTTGGGTTGGCACTCAAGCGCGCAACGATGGTGACGGAGCCTTTGGTTTAAATTCTGGTGATGCTACAGACCAGCGTGTTTATATGAATTACAGCGTTAATATCTTCTAA
- the cueR gene encoding Cu(I)-responsive transcriptional regulator, which produces MNISSAAKATGLTSKAIRYYEEIGLLSPAKRRDNGYREYSQAHLTELGFIQHSRELGFTLEECKSLLELWQNKDRKSADVKQMAEEKILDMNKKIQQLTQMRDSLKSLTQCCKGNDRPDCPIIEGLAKAD; this is translated from the coding sequence ATGAATATTTCATCTGCAGCTAAAGCAACTGGGCTCACCAGCAAGGCCATTCGCTACTATGAAGAGATCGGCCTTCTTTCTCCTGCCAAACGCCGAGACAACGGCTATCGAGAATACTCCCAAGCACATCTAACAGAATTAGGCTTTATTCAGCACTCACGGGAACTGGGTTTTACCCTAGAAGAATGCAAAAGCCTGCTTGAACTGTGGCAGAACAAAGACCGAAAAAGTGCAGATGTAAAGCAAATGGCCGAAGAAAAGATCCTAGATATGAATAAAAAAATCCAACAGCTAACGCAAATGCGTGACAGTTTAAAATCTTTAACTCAATGCTGTAAGGGAAATGATCGACCAGACTGCCCGATTATTGAAGGTCTAGCTAAAGCTGATTAA
- a CDS encoding YadA-like family protein — protein MKQNIFSPLKIATALSIILSGQSAFAVTETQINNAFTGATATGENIPSGGCRTVRAASAADGRQVFENAATCVSQIENELKSDLRVVGTAVIENQRALSALQDQVSISSVATAGIDTNTDSIGANTDSIGDNTASIGANSASIGDNTASISDNTASIGANTASIDINTASIGANTDSIGANTASIGANTASIGNNANDIQSNGQNIASNLLQIQSNDRDIKELQTDLAATKQLVLDGIAIANAFAGIPQAVNGKSTIGFGVGNYQSANAIAVGISNNFGDSNQHTIKINFGSAFERENTAGSVGYGYSW, from the coding sequence ATGAAACAAAACATTTTTTCACCTTTAAAAATTGCCACCGCTTTGTCTATTATATTATCTGGTCAGTCAGCATTCGCAGTAACTGAAACTCAAATAAACAATGCATTCACTGGCGCAACAGCGACAGGAGAAAACATACCATCTGGCGGTTGTAGAACGGTCCGAGCTGCCTCTGCAGCAGATGGACGACAGGTTTTTGAGAATGCTGCAACATGTGTCAGTCAAATTGAAAATGAACTAAAAAGCGACCTTAGAGTTGTTGGCACTGCAGTTATTGAAAATCAGCGAGCACTCTCTGCATTGCAAGATCAAGTTTCAATAAGTTCTGTAGCTACCGCCGGCATCGATACTAATACCGATAGCATCGGCGCTAATACCGATAGCATCGGCGATAATACCGCCAGCATCGGCGCTAATTCCGCCAGCATCGGCGATAATACCGCCAGCATCAGCGATAATACCGCCAGCATCGGTGCTAATACCGCCAGCATCGATATTAATACCGCCAGCATCGGCGCTAATACCGACAGCATCGGCGCTAATACCGCCAGCATCGGTGCTAATACCGCCAGCATCGGTAATAATGCTAATGATATTCAAAGCAATGGTCAGAATATTGCATCCAACCTTTTACAGATCCAAAGCAACGACAGAGACATTAAAGAGTTACAAACTGACTTGGCGGCGACTAAACAATTAGTCCTTGACGGCATTGCAATTGCTAATGCGTTCGCAGGTATTCCACAGGCAGTTAATGGTAAAAGTACAATTGGCTTTGGTGTAGGCAACTATCAAAGCGCAAACGCTATTGCAGTAGGCATTTCAAATAACTTTGGCGATAGCAACCAACACACCATAAAAATCAACTTCGGTTCAGCATTCGAGCGTGAAAATACCGCTGGTTCTGTGGGCTATGGCTATAGCTGGTAA
- a CDS encoding OprD family outer membrane porin, translating into MFRALYFFCDYPENNSGKKVDASAQALKLDFESGYFNNVIGFDAPLFSAIRLNSVADNNRSEVFQIGNDGKLEDGYSKLSQALVKLKLEQNGVALNAKIGLQVIDNPLLNGLSSRATPSSYEGIDTSLRFADFGLHYNWVEKSSQRFSSSFDDLKTFSGAKIDNLQIVRATYDPTENLGFELGRGESKDYLQQSFARATWKLEPREGYKVTVDGRVFKAESAGTLGNNNSDLLGSLSRTGNAADY; encoded by the coding sequence ATTTTTAGAGCACTATATTTTTTCTGTGATTATCCGGAAAACAATAGCGGAAAAAAAGTCGATGCTTCGGCGCAAGCACTCAAGTTAGATTTCGAATCTGGTTACTTCAACAATGTGATTGGTTTTGATGCACCACTATTCTCAGCGATTCGCTTAAATAGTGTCGCCGATAACAACCGTAGTGAAGTATTCCAGATTGGTAATGATGGCAAGCTAGAAGATGGTTACAGCAAATTGAGCCAAGCGCTAGTCAAATTAAAACTGGAACAAAATGGCGTAGCATTGAACGCTAAAATCGGTCTCCAGGTTATCGATAACCCGCTGCTAAATGGTTTGTCATCTCGTGCTACCCCATCTTCCTATGAAGGTATCGATACCAGCTTAAGATTTGCTGACTTTGGTCTGCACTATAATTGGGTAGAAAAATCATCACAGCGTTTTTCCAGTAGCTTTGATGATTTAAAAACCTTCTCAGGCGCTAAAATCGATAACCTGCAAATTGTCCGTGCAACTTATGACCCTACCGAGAACCTTGGTTTTGAACTAGGTCGTGGTGAGTCCAAAGATTATCTACAACAGAGTTTCGCCCGGGCTACTTGGAAGCTAGAGCCGCGCGAAGGTTATAAAGTCACTGTTGATGGCCGCGTTTTCAAGGCTGAATCTGCCGGTACTTTGGGCAATAATAATAGTGATTTGTTAGGTAGCCTGTCACGAACTGGCAATGCCGCTGATTACTAG
- a CDS encoding heavy metal translocating P-type ATPase gives MSVQLKIDSINCASCVNKIEKTLNALADVSNAQVNLIDKTAIVTGNVATEVLLDALADIGKPATIIEIEPTATEPTSLPFLLDLSIPGISCAGCVKKIETTLSKLPGVISAQVNLADKTAQISGSINRKSVLIALDDIGKPATIIQSSAPYAEFDLSIAGLSCAGCVRKVEKTLTAIPGIDQVNVNLADKTAQISGNIELSSILDALSAAGKPAELLACANSNQASTLHLHIPKITCAGCVRNVEHALLAVDGVKSAEVNLADKTASVKGQLDLAALLNALEKINKPGTLVNPAAEARAKQQKEQQKHVNKMFRQSWLALLVGIPLMLWGVITGDMMVNSVSEQISWGTVGLITLFVMFFSGSHFYANAWQSFKHQDATMDTLVALGTGSAWLYSMLVVLFPDVLPEQSRHLYFEASAMIVGLVNLGHAMEQRARGKTGEAVERLFKLQAKTARVVESLDSNSASREMPIEQVAQGQLISVRPGESIAVDGQVIDGKTWINESMLTGEPMQIHKQAGDKVSAGTLNGQGSLIFRAEKVGNETALAQIIEMVRKAQNSKLPIARMADTIAGYFVPTVMIVAIIAALAWYNFGPQPQLSYMLTAAVTVLIIACPCALGLATPMSIIVGVGKAAELGMLVRNGEALQGASKISHVLLDKTGTITLGKPSLNQIISCNSFEQSDILQMAASLEKDSEHPLAQAILNKAKAQQLTLQKIEQFHAHSGLGVSGILLADNNPSLSLFMGSEKLLAQHDIEIPLAIIEKANQLAQAGETPVYFAINNQLAGLFGISDPVRDDSIEAIRRLHNAGLKVVMVTGDAKETANAVAKLAGVDQVYARQLPQDKADVIKSLQKKGHKVAMCGDGINDAPALAQADVSFAIGTGTDVAMEAADITLMRDSLHSLADAIELSKATINNIKQNLLGAFAYNSLGIPVAAGALYPVWGILLNPVIAGTAMAFSSFTVVSNARRLKSFKPSSSRKTNLDN, from the coding sequence ATGAGTGTTCAACTAAAGATTGATAGTATTAATTGCGCAAGCTGCGTAAACAAAATTGAAAAAACACTAAATGCATTGGCTGACGTTTCTAATGCACAAGTGAATCTGATTGATAAAACAGCAATCGTCACTGGCAATGTAGCAACCGAAGTCTTACTAGATGCACTTGCCGATATTGGAAAGCCAGCAACAATCATCGAAATAGAACCCACTGCAACCGAGCCGACTTCTCTACCTTTCTTATTAGATCTTTCGATACCCGGAATAAGTTGCGCCGGCTGCGTTAAAAAAATTGAAACAACTCTGTCTAAACTTCCCGGTGTTATCTCTGCTCAAGTTAACCTTGCCGATAAAACTGCTCAAATTTCAGGCAGCATTAACCGAAAATCAGTGTTAATTGCTTTAGATGATATCGGCAAACCAGCCACTATTATTCAATCATCAGCGCCCTATGCAGAATTTGACCTATCAATTGCAGGCTTAAGTTGCGCTGGCTGCGTTCGAAAAGTTGAAAAAACCTTAACTGCGATTCCGGGTATTGACCAAGTCAATGTTAATTTAGCTGATAAAACTGCTCAAATCAGCGGCAACATTGAGCTTTCATCTATTCTCGATGCTCTGAGCGCTGCAGGAAAGCCCGCTGAACTATTAGCCTGCGCGAATAGCAATCAAGCCAGCACCTTACATTTACATATTCCTAAAATTACTTGTGCAGGCTGCGTAAGAAATGTCGAACACGCATTACTTGCTGTTGATGGTGTTAAATCAGCCGAAGTTAATTTAGCTGATAAAACAGCATCAGTTAAAGGGCAACTCGATTTAGCAGCACTACTTAATGCATTAGAAAAAATTAATAAGCCTGGCACTTTAGTTAACCCTGCCGCTGAAGCACGGGCCAAACAACAGAAAGAACAACAAAAGCACGTAAATAAAATGTTCCGCCAAAGCTGGCTGGCTTTATTAGTCGGCATCCCTTTAATGCTATGGGGCGTTATTACCGGCGATATGATGGTAAATAGCGTTAGCGAGCAAATCAGTTGGGGCACTGTCGGCTTAATAACACTTTTTGTTATGTTTTTTTCAGGCAGTCATTTTTACGCCAACGCTTGGCAATCTTTCAAACATCAAGATGCAACCATGGACACATTGGTGGCGCTGGGCACCGGCAGCGCTTGGTTATATTCAATGCTGGTAGTGCTTTTTCCTGATGTATTACCAGAACAATCTCGCCATCTATATTTTGAAGCCAGCGCAATGATTGTTGGCTTGGTTAATCTTGGCCACGCCATGGAACAACGCGCACGCGGTAAAACAGGCGAGGCAGTCGAGCGACTATTTAAGCTGCAAGCAAAAACTGCTCGTGTTGTGGAATCACTCGACAGCAACAGCGCCAGCAGAGAAATGCCAATTGAACAGGTTGCTCAAGGTCAGCTAATTTCAGTTCGCCCTGGAGAAAGCATTGCGGTTGACGGACAAGTGATCGATGGCAAAACCTGGATTAATGAATCGATGCTGACTGGCGAGCCGATGCAGATTCATAAGCAAGCTGGCGACAAAGTCTCTGCAGGTACTTTAAACGGCCAGGGCAGTTTAATTTTCCGCGCCGAAAAAGTCGGTAACGAAACTGCTTTGGCTCAAATTATTGAAATGGTCCGCAAAGCGCAAAATAGCAAACTACCGATTGCTCGTATGGCCGATACCATTGCCGGTTACTTTGTCCCAACAGTTATGATTGTGGCAATTATTGCTGCGCTAGCTTGGTACAACTTCGGCCCACAACCACAACTATCTTACATGCTGACTGCCGCGGTAACGGTGCTAATTATTGCCTGCCCGTGTGCTTTAGGGCTGGCAACACCTATGTCAATAATCGTTGGCGTCGGAAAAGCAGCCGAGCTAGGAATGCTGGTTCGTAATGGTGAAGCTTTGCAAGGTGCCAGTAAAATCAGTCATGTTTTATTAGATAAAACCGGCACTATCACCTTAGGAAAACCATCGCTTAACCAAATCATCAGCTGCAATAGTTTTGAGCAATCTGATATTTTGCAAATGGCAGCTTCGTTAGAAAAAGATTCTGAGCACCCATTAGCACAAGCAATACTAAATAAAGCAAAAGCCCAACAACTTACCTTGCAAAAAATCGAACAATTTCATGCTCACAGCGGACTAGGCGTATCGGGTATTCTATTAGCAGATAATAATCCGTCTTTGTCGCTATTTATGGGCAGTGAAAAATTACTCGCGCAGCATGACATTGAAATTCCACTAGCCATCATCGAAAAAGCCAACCAATTAGCACAGGCGGGTGAAACGCCAGTTTATTTTGCTATTAACAATCAATTAGCTGGGCTATTTGGTATTTCTGATCCGGTTCGTGATGACTCAATTGAAGCGATTCGGCGTTTGCATAATGCTGGTTTGAAAGTAGTGATGGTCACAGGCGATGCAAAAGAAACTGCCAATGCAGTGGCCAAGCTTGCAGGGGTCGATCAAGTTTATGCGCGCCAGCTGCCACAAGATAAAGCCGATGTCATTAAAAGCTTGCAGAAAAAAGGACACAAAGTAGCCATGTGCGGTGATGGTATTAATGACGCACCAGCACTTGCACAAGCTGATGTCAGCTTTGCTATAGGTACTGGCACCGATGTAGCAATGGAAGCTGCCGATATCACTTTAATGCGCGACTCACTACACAGCCTTGCAGATGCAATAGAGTTATCAAAAGCCACCATCAACAATATCAAACAAAACCTTTTAGGTGCTTTTGCCTACAATAGCTTAGGCATTCCAGTGGCTGCCGGGGCGCTCTATCCCGTTTGGGGAATATTACTGAATCCGGTGATTGCAGGCACTGCCATGGCATTTTCATCATTCACTGTGGTGTCTAATGCTCGCCGCTTAAAATCATTCAAACCTTCATCTAGCCGCAAAACCAACTTGGACAATTAA